One Micromonas commoda chromosome 7, complete sequence genomic window carries:
- a CDS encoding predicted protein, with protein sequence MTSSGLNGGGSGRPRGVAPPPRDLAGEDAQCAVHDLYTSAAELAVSALGAVATATAEPFHGELPQSVLEDALQRVIEWERDPTLTYLTSLILQDDQCWATFSYIYSLTRGPAQVWLAFPLAPSVDATMRCLGWSGADGGGAAGGDDGESIGGEVSNAAQGLGDHNPSDYCQEVASFRSRASRLQETWGFRPLVSQTPWNTRGLMQFEDPAVEAAFLRFADGKTTVAVNAGILVLCLLTSACMVLNGNFALLRGYLGCKPEAVDATTLAVRFFPMLAALTLGLVSAWCARLSNPLRVRMGCISVFRLMLAAVTLRSGGAVFHGENVAFDSAGLAIVPNAERSVFDPGAFADQFGVKTCAFFVLTTIVLPYLLPLRFGDHVVTSFLCGLVSWARFGSFFGVGGMGRMFRSEKDLAVRCALFAAAQVPMYVREYHMRFKFLMNKFGPGNRLEKEKVI encoded by the coding sequence ATGACGTCTTCGGGTttgaacggcggcggctcggggagGCCGAGAggggtggcgccgccgccgcgcgacctcgccggcgaggacgcgcagtgcgccgtccacgacctctacacgagcgcggcggagctcgcggtgtcggcgctcggcgcggtggcgacggcgacggcggagcccTTCCACGGGGAGCTGCCGCAGTCGGTGCTCGAGGATGCGTTGCAGAGAGTCATCGAGTGGGAGAGGGATCCGACGCTGACCTACCTGACGTCGCTCATCCTGCAGGACGACCAGTGCTGGGCGACGTTCAGCTACATATACTCGCTGACGAGGGGTCCCGCCCAGGTTTGGCTCGCGTTCCCCCTGGCGCcgtcggtggacgcgacgatgcgaTGCCTCGGATggagcggcgcggacggcggcggcgcagccggcggcgacgacggggagagCATCGGCGGGGAGGTGtccaacgccgcgcaggGTTTGGGGGACCACAACCCCTCGGATTACTGCCAGGAGGTTGCGTCCTTTCGCagcagggcgtcgaggctcCAGGAAACCTGGGGTTTCAGGCCGTTAGTGTCGCAGACGCCGTGGAACACCCGGGGCTTGATGCAGTTCGAGGatcccgcggtggaggcggcgttcCTGAGATTCGCGGACGGGAAGAcgaccgtcgccgtgaaCGCGGGGATACTCGTGTTGTGCCTCCTCACCTCGGCGTGCATGGTGTTGAACGGCAACTTCGCGCTGCTGCGGGGGTACTTGGGGTGTAAACCCGAGGCtgtcgacgcgacgactcTCGCCGTTCGTTTTTTcccgatgctcgcggcgctgacgctgGGGCTCGTCAGCGCCTGGTGCGCGCGCCTCTCGAACCCGCTGCGCGTGCGCATGGGGTGCATCTCGGTCTTCAGGCTCAtgctggcggcggtgacgctgAGGTCCGGAGGGGCCGTGTTTCACGGGGAGAATGTCGCCTTTGACTCGGCCGGCTTGGCGATTGTGCCAAACGCAGAGCGGAGCGTGTTCGACCCGGGGGCGTTCGCGGATCAGTTCGGGGTCAAGACCTGCGCGTTCTTCGTGTTGACCACCATCGTCCTGCCGTACCTGTTGCCCCTGCGATTCGGCGATCACGTCGTGACGAGCTTCCTGTGCGGGCTTGTCTCGTGGGCGAGGTTTGGGTCGTTTTTCGGGGTGGGAGGCATGGGTAGGATGTTTCGGTCGGAAAAGGACCTGGCCGTGCGGTGcgccctcttcgccgcggcgcaggttcCCATGTACGTCAGGGAGTATCACATGCGGTTCAAGTTCTTGATGAACAAGTTCGGGCCGGGCAACAGgctggagaaggagaaggtcATCTGA